Genomic DNA from Chelonia mydas isolate rCheMyd1 chromosome 6, rCheMyd1.pri.v2, whole genome shotgun sequence:
TTACACTACGGCACgcttgccagcatagctatgccagctaGACTCACCCCTTCTTAGTACCCTCTTCAATTCAAGAAGTGTGCTTCTGACTCCTGCTGGCACTGCCAGTATGAAGTACCTTCTCGGCTTGTCAGATTGGGTCTATATCTGCTGGTGAACCACAGAGCCACTCATTAGACTGCTTCCCAGGCTGGTGAACCACCCGTGATTCATtaattttataccagtgtaactccactgatttcattgggtttgctcctgatttatactgcTACAAGTGAGGAGAGAATCAAGCATAAGCACCAGCTCTGTGAGTGTTCCAGGGCTCAAACACCCATAGAAAAAATAGTGGGGGTGGTCAACAAGCCACAAGCCACAGCTGTTCAGCTAGGACACCGTTCAGCTGTTCGGCAGCTGGCACGGGGCCTCGAGGAAGGGGGCgaagcagggacaggaagaggcagagtgagggtagggcctcaagggagggggtggagtgggagtggagcacccactgggaaaaataaaagtcagcacctatgcccctgtggcactctgtacctcaaagcagcaccctggaatccccatattcaccactgtcatataattatgatatgttttgtacaaagtatgccttgtgaaagTCACTTTGAAAGTCTTggtctgttgaacattaatatcctgttggattgtatgtgctatcattgtatgtgaagttataaagttttgctatgtgtgtgttactgaaatatgttgtgaggttgggagctcccacaaccagcctttcaggtacaacaacgGAGGAGCTAGATGTGCTGAAGGCCCATTAAAGAGAATCCACTATCCCAGGAACTGTATACAACGGAGACTTCTCAGGGAGAGCATGTATACATGGAGGCTGCTTGACCAATAGGGGTAGACCCCATGTCACTAgcaaagagctttccagcaagctggaagaaactataaaagaggggaagtgacatcatcacttggcctcactcccccccacaacccaacACCTGGAAGCACGTCtagaggacaaagactttgaactgaggagggtggccctgggctggagaaGAGCTCCAGCCTGTGTACTGAAGATCTGTGAGCTGTTTGTACCATCTCTgtgggtgagacactgcttgattcaaatcctgtttaatttatagaactcagactgcgaatttacttttatttcttaggtaactaACTTTGATCTCTACACtcactacttataatcacttaaaatctatcgttctgtagttaataaatctgttttatattttacctaaaacagtgtgttttggttgaagtgcttgggaaatctcagttcaggttacaaaggctagtgtgtatcctttccacattgagggagagacGGACTGGATTAGGCTTAcgctggtcaggcttctgaccagggcaagatggtataattcCAGGGGTGCAAGGCTCAGGAGCTGGAGTGAATTgtctggagcctctctattgttggttcatgagtggctggcaacTCTTGCTCAAGATTACAGAGATTATTTTTTTAGTAATGAACATATGATTTGCAAATCAAATACAACCTGGGTGAGATTTGGTGGTTGCAAACTGTCATGCATCCACAGAGTGTGCTATGCCTCTGACCATTATGCAGTCCCTCTGAGAGCAATACCCCTTTAGAGACAGGCCCTATGcaatgttccctttaattttttccacccatgtgtggaataaattttgttatgtgcaccaaggtATGTGCGGATGtatgccaccagtagaaacaaaaaccctagatataatatatatttttttaaaagctaccagtagggataattactccagccaggacaggttaggcattttagaactcactactcaaagaattaaatgtaagtgtaagagagaaataaaaattatgaaatacatagaccagtcaaaaaactaaaataacacactttgaaagaataaaattacacagaatttatgtgcattgcaggaagcaccaagaagtaacaacaacaacagtgttGGGAGGTATGTGACacagacactgtgtgtgtgtgtgtgacacagagactgTGGTGTGTgtgacacagtgtgtgtgtcacacacagagactctgtgtgtgtgtgtgtgtgtgtgacatagaGACCGTGTGTgcgctggctctctggggaagttTCTGAGAAACGCCCAtccactgtctctttaaggcactcactgtaagctctcctcctcctggaaccatgtcccccctcccctgctctgcggagatggggtacatgggcaaaggggagggggagagagagagagagagtgtgcgtgtgtgtgtgtgtgtgtgtgtgtgtgtgtgtgtgtgtgtgagagagagagatagacagacagacagagacagagattgTGTGTGCTGactgctggggaagtctctgaGAGACCATGTGCGGTCTCTTTAAGGCATTCACTCACCTGAAGGCTTGTTCAGACCTCAGCGCTGCTGcgagtcctgagccctgtcccctttaccctgctctgtggagatggggtacagagGCTGGGATGGGGGATAGGGAAGGGGACACCCGACATCAGcacccttcttccccccaccccctgctctgcacagccagcaggagggtcctgggagcagCTACAGAAGCAATGTGGCTGCAAAGCAGTGGGGTTAGGGAGGAGCACCTGAACACAGGCTGCTCGCTGGATGTGTGTGGCTCTGCTAATCAACCGCGTGGCACTTGAATCTCTCCTGGGCAGCCACCCAAgcgcacagcttacagggaacacaggCCCTATGCCTCTACTTTTTGCCAGGGAGAATCCCACAGCTTCATAACTCTGAGACTGGGTCTTTGGCTTCAGCATCTCTGTTCTCACAGTGGTGCCTCCAGTGGTCCAAATGAGTTCAGACCTGTGTCGGAGACTTACCTTCTTGGGAACCACATGACCAGCAGATGTTTGCAATGACCCAagacagccttttcaaaacaactcagcatttattagtcaactggaatacAGTACATAAGGATCCCTAGGTTAGAATGGAAAAGCAAAGTTTATATACATGTCCATGCTGGCAGCATTATCTGTCTCTGTCATCCTAAGAATCCAGGATTCCATCTATCCCTGCACTGGGCCGCAGCTCACTGAGCCCCAGCTGCTCTTTGTTTCGCATTGCCATTTTCACATATTTTATCTCCCTTCGCTGGCAGTTAAAGttaatgagacaaggtgggtgaggtaatatcttttattggaccaacttctgttgatgagacagacaagctttcgagcttacattgacctcttcttcaggtctgggaaacttactgagtatcacagctaaatgcaagatggaacagcatttctcaaatgcggcaaccgggggcttttcttgtggccacagcctcctgggcaatgatgggggggcagggcaaagcagcagcccctcccctggggccaccagcaggggctGGCCATGTCCCCTTCAGGAGCCACAAACACTGTAGGAGCCGGTGGCCAGcatgagttccccaccttcctgggggtgACGGGGCTGGGGCTTCAGGCTTCACCTCTGGGGTGGTGAGTGGCAGCCTCTGGCCATGTGGTGGCaggccccatcccccagctgcagggcttcGGGTCCAGCTCTGggctcacccctccccaccccccgcatgtCACCCCTGACCCCCGCTGCCTCTTCCAGTCCCCAGCCATGCAGCAGGACTCCAGGCTCCCACCCTGGGCTCACCCCCTCATCATCTCTGACCCCGCTGCCTCCCATCTCCCCGGGCCCCCTATccacttgccagggctgagtaagtctgctgtgaaaagtgatattgttAATATcattcacagcctcccagctagctagcaagtctcctgtgaaaaatgatatgaacaaatatataaatgtcacttttcacagtagcagaTTTACTAGCtaagcaatcaaaaaagcaaaatatgcaaagcaccttattggtgtttctattctgttcaggaccagtaaagaatagagacaactgtacattatttttaattattgagtctgcaaaaaaaagcAACCTACATAAATagattacaatgatttggacatgtatatgtgcatattttttcccttaaagttaattaagtattttagggagaATTGTCAGAGTGGcaaccagcaagagttggtggcctcactctgaggccacccaaaaatttgttgtgagaacccctggcataAGTAACACatatagttaacacatatttaacatattatatatatatatatatatatatatatatatatatatatataacacatataatagttaacacatatttcaagggaccattagctgtgacactctgagtaagtttcccagacctgaagaacaggtCAGTataagctcgaaaacttgtctctctcatcaacagaagttggtccaaggtattacctcacccactttgtctctctaatatccttggacccacatgactacaacaacattgcatacatCTTTAAAACTTAATATCTAGTCATTTATCTTCCATTGTATCTCCAAGTATCTACACACATATGTTGACAATTCTTGATAGTCTATTCATGCCAAGTGATATGCTTGCTGCCTATATGACTCCTACCAAGTCCTCTCTCTCAGGAAATAAATTAACCTCTTCAATCCCAGCAGGTAACAATACCAAagtgagtggggaaactgagttaTGTATATTTTTTATACAAATAATAAGGAAATTTCTCACAtcatccacacagacacactttcTAGAGCATTTGACAAATATGAAGTGGAGCAAAATCCAGAGCTATACATTGCACACgccaatttgatttaaaaaaccctgTGCAGTCTCAGACAAAATGTAAGCTGTGATTGCCAGAGCAACAGCTCAGGATGAGAACTTTCAGTAAGTGATTAAGGCTATTAGCACAAGGAGGCCAGGACAGCATGTTCCCAGGCCCTAATACAAATTTAGAGGTGAGCTCTCAGTCCTAGATAGGGTTTTGTTTAAAGATACCTGGATGGTGATGCCTAAGTTgttaacagaaaatatatttaaaaggatACATGAAGGTCATTTAGGGACTGAAAAATCTAAGAGATGGGCAAGACACTGTTAATTTGAAGACAAAAGTGTCACATGGAAGAAGCTGTCATTGCTTGCTGCATAGGCCAAAAATACAAGCCAAGTCAAGCAAAAGAGCCCATGTTGGTGGCACACAAAAAATTGGCTTCCCGGAGCAAAGTAGGCATAGATTGTTTGCACTGACTGGAAAAAACTATGTACTTGTCCTAGGCTACTATTCTCACTTCCCTGAGATAGCTTTATTAGATAGCTTTACGTCAAATCTAGCTTTCCTAGACATGGTATACCTGACATAGTAATGACTGTCAATGTGCCACAGTGTAGTAGGCATGAGTTTAAGCAATTCACAGTAAAGTTAGGATTTAGAGATTTAATTGCTGGTCCCCACTATCCCAATCCAATGGGTTgagtgaatgctctaaccactgggctgtaggATACATGGGGACAACCCCGCCCCATCTATCTTACCTGTGGGGCctaatccagtaggcatgctcagagcacacctaccTGATCAGGCCCTGCAGACAAGATAGGTCAGGGAATATCTAGTTTGAGAAGCTCACTAAGCCTTAGGTGTGAGCTAGAGGTCAAGTAGCTCCTTGGCATCAGGATTTAAGTTATTTAATGCATGCCCTATGGAGGAAATATAGTCACCTGGACGGGGATGAGGAAGCAAGTTTACTGTAGTGATTTGACAGAGAGGACTCCTCCAATACAGGCCCATTCATTATTTgtcttcatttcttttttctttctttttgtgtttgttatactgaaaataataatttgtgCCTCACAACTGTGTATAATGGGCTGGTCATTAAAGTTCTTTGCATTCCCAAGACCAGGTGCAAGTgaaaacttctgaaaaataaGAAGAGGCCTTGACAACGATCTTCCGATTCTGAAGTAAAGTATTCACTGTTTTAACAAGTTTTGTGCTTTTGGTTTTGCTGCTTCTTGGAGCTCATCAAATTCATGTTATTTGGAACATCAGTTTTTGGCCTATCTGGTTTAGACAGCAAAGTCAGATTTTTGACATAGCCAGTGAACTTTCCTGATCATACTTATCATACTACAGCATTTTAATAGTGTGCAACCAGTGATGCCCTGACTGAAAAGTTTCACAATTCTATAGCACACCAGTCATTTAGGAaaaatttaataaaagcaaacaatgtatgcaagaaaaatgtgaaattgtaaatagagttgtgcaaataactgattttttggtttgttggcagcagtgaaaaattgaaaaaaattgtttcaagtcgaccttaaatgaaaatttttggtGAACTGAAAAGTAGAAGAAAAATTTGTTTGGGGCTgaaataaatgtttcatttgacccaaaataaaacattttgtttctactttgaactttaaattttttttacaaataaaatggaaggaaattttgaaataaaaagtcattttgaaaatgtcaaaacaaaacatttctattttgtcagaatttcctttttgttttgcttttctttttccatctgaaacaatttggcaagtTCAGCACAAATTAACGAGATattaatctgcatttttcacaaaaaaagtttCCATAGAAACTTGTTTCAAGAATAATTGCATTATTCAGACCAGATTCAGTATCTGGGGATTGTAGCAGTTAGCGTCATCCCTCTTTATTGCAGTATGTAAAGTTCACAGCATAGTGATCAGGAGACAAATGGACAAaatggtgaagcactagaatgggttacctggggaggtggtggaatctccttcctttgaggtttttaaggtcaggcttgacaaagccctggctgggatgatttagttggggattggtcctgctttgagcagggggttggactagatgacctcctgaggtcccttccaaccctgatattctatgattctaaaactgCCTATTCTTTTTTCTCATTCGCATTCTCTTCTCATTCTTTCAAAACTGCCTATTCTCTTTGCTTCCTGTAGAGTAAGATAATCGTTGGACCTTATCTAAATAAAGTGCTACATTGATTCATTATGTATTTTGCTGAAGACAGCTGGATTCCTGTAAGTTCCTATTGCAGAAGTAATCACTGGAATTCATGAGTGATGTCTTCCTTGTAGAGAGATATGGTTAATTTTAATACTTCAGATTGCTTACTAAGAAAGTGACGTACAAGGTTCAGCACTGGAGAGCAATGTACAGACAGGGCAGATCCCAGAGCACCAGAGTTATATGGTCCTTGCAAGATACCCTGCGAAATAAATCAGATGCTGTATTCTGCACAAGCTTCAGTCTCCAAATGGTTTTAGGCATAGACCCATGTAGAGTACGTTGCAATAGTCTAATCTTAACACTACAAAAGATGAACAACAGTGGCAAGATCTACTTCTGAAAGAAAAGGTTGCAACCTTTTTAACCTATTTAAATAAAGTAGTAATAATTTAATTGAATCCTATATCAGCTCTTCTCTTATTTTgtccaggattgatgtcagggtAATTGTCCTATAGATACTTATAGTAATAGGGTAGCTGGCCCCTTAAATGAGACTGAGCCCAGttctcctgttcctgtccaggtTTGTCCTAATGTGGTGTATTGAGAAGGACAGAGCTGCCCCTGGGTGTTCTAAATGAGAATTCAGACAACTGAGAGGGAGGAGTCCAGAACTGGAGCTCTGAAGCAGAGCTAGGCTGAGAGCTTCAGGGAGGTAATACCTCTGAAGTaggtagggtgactagatgtcccgattttatagggacagtcccgatttttgggactttttcttacataggctcctattaccccccaccccctgtcccgatttttcacacttgctgtctggtcaccctagaagtgGGGAGCAGTTAGAATTCCCTAGAGAGCAATGGAGCAAGAGAAGGCAGGCGAAAACTGACGGCAGGAAGGCAGTCAGGTCACCTACAAATTTCTCCAGGCCGGAGGGAGGGCTGAAAGCTGGGAGTAGCAGAGGTAGATACCTGCTGGCTTTTTGAGCTGGAGTcaaagctgcagggccagagaggACTGAAGGCTGGGGAATAATGAAGGGGTGAGCCTAGTGGTGTTTCCACAAGAACTGGAACCATATCTGGGAAGGAAATAGGGCAGAGAAGCACCCCAGGTAGAAGGGCTGGGATGAGGTAGAGTGAAAGACCCCAGCGCCACACTTGAGAGCTGGGATAGGCATGGTGAGACACCCCAGAGCCATATTTGGTGTTGGACTGTTGAGACTAATATACTATTTGCACTGTGCTGGGAGAATTATGGTAGTGGGACTTTTGGTAAGAAATTAACCCCACAAAAGGGCTATTTATGTACTTCAAATGCTGTACTTAGTTTATCTGATGAACCAAGAGGGAAACTGATGCAAGGAAGGGGGCATTTGCAGCGCTGTCCTGAGGTCACCAGGGGACACGTGGGAGACAGCCTCAGGTTTACACTTCATCACACTTGCCCTTTTTGaacattggcacaacattagcattGTTATTATTATCTCTATTACCATAGGCCCAGGACTCAGCAGTGTCAGCTCATTTTAAGATTCTCTTTGTTTGATTTAAAACCACCTGCAATCATTCCTACTGGTCTTTTTTAGAAGcttgccgatgaagtgagctgtagctcacgaaagtttatgctcaaataaattggttagtctctaaggtgccacaagtcctccttttctttttgtgaatacagactaacccggctgctcctctgaaacctttatttcattagttattctttgaaccagaCATCCTTCCCCCTACTTCTTACTGGGTGATGGAggtggggggttgtgtgtgtgtgcgcgagtGGGGAGGGCAGCTCTTCCTCATCCCTCCATACTGGATGATGGAGGCGGTGTGGAGGGGCAGCGCTTTTCTCCCTACCCCTGCTGGGTGATGGAgatcggggggggcgggggccatCTCCTGCCTACCGAGGGGCTCAAGTTCCTCCGCCCAGTACGCACCCTCCACCCGTGAGCGCCTGTGGGCATCTCCACGTGACACTCGCGCAAGGACGAAGCAGGCAGAGTTCATTGGCCGCTCCGGCGCTCAGAAGGAAGTTGTGATTGGTCGCACTTTCTCCTAGAAGGCGGAGCCGGACgggacacagccaatcaggaGGGCCTTCCACGCGGATGACAGAGCCGGCTTGCGCCGTGGGTGCTCTTGCCTGTCAAGCCGAAGTTTGCGCAGGCCCCGTGGCGGGAGCGCGCGGGAGTGGGAGCGCGCGACCGGGGCAAGCCGGGCTCGGCTGAGTCAGGAGGGTCACAGGCGGCAGCGGGGAGCGTAGCCGACGGGCCGGAGCGGCTGCTGCGTAGCTAGAAGGAGCAACGGCCGGGCGGGTTCCTAGGGTCGGGTAGAGGTTAAACCCGCTCCCCACTCAGGCCGCCCCCGCCGGCATAGTCCCCTCGCCGCTTCGGGGAGTCACCCCCCCGTCCCCTCAGAGAGACCGCGCCTAGCCTCTCCCGCGAGAGACTCCCCGCAGCGCCCGGCTCCCAGCATGGCTCTGCTCCAGCGCCTGGCCCGGCTCGCTGCCTACTTGCAGGACCCGCAGAAAGTGGCCGACTTCCAGCGGCTCTGCGGGGTGGAGGGGCCTCCGGGCTGggccgcctcccctcccctcgctgAGGAGCGCGGGGAGCCGGGGCCGTTAGCCAACGGCAGCTGCCCCGCCGTCAACGGCGGCGGAGAAGGCGATGGGTGGCCCCGGCTCAGAGACGCCGCTGGCGGGGAGAAGCGGCGCCCGAAGGGGCTGGGGAACGGGGCGATTCCCGGGGGAGCCGGCGGGGAGGGagccccgcagcagcagcaggaggacgGGAAGGAGCCCCAGCAGatctgggggaggaggcagccgcGCCGCAACTCCCTGACCGGGGAAGCTGCCTGCCAGGAGATCGCCATCCGCAACCCCTTCCTCTATTATCTGTTCAACCTGGGCACGGAGCTGGGCAACGAGCTCTTCTAcatcctcttcttccccttctgCATCTGGAACCTGGACGCCTGGGTGGGCAGGAGGCTCATCATCGTCTGGGTCTGGGTTATGTACCTGGGCCAGTGCACCAAGGATGTGATCCGCTGGCCGCGGCCTGCCTCCCCTCCCGTGGTGAAGCTGGAGGTCTTCTACAACTCCGAGTACAGCATGCCCTCCACCCACGCCATGTCGGGCACTGCCATCCCTCTGGCGCTGGTCCTGCTCAGCTACGGCAGGTGGCAGGTAATGCGCGCCCCTCTTTTTCATTGCAAGATGCACTCCGCTGCCTTAATGGGAGGGGTGAACTGGTTTGGATAAAATACAAAACCTgttccttcctccccccttcccccaaagtaaTCTGTTCTTGAAAATGAATGTGAACTGAACCTTTGGGCGGGGTCATCCAGGTAAGTGTTTAAGTATCAGGAGGGAGACTTTTAGTATTTCCAGTTTTTTATTTGAATAGTAACAATGTGCACAGTATGCTCTAAATCTCTGTCTGCCCCCTGTTCTTCAGAGACTTTTTGTAGCCTCAAGTGGTTTGGGCAAACTTTGTCCTAGAAGCTGATCTTTTGGCAGGCCGATTGGTTTCATTGATTGACCGAGCAACAGGAACTTTAGAGTTCAGTGATAATCTTACTTTTGCTTCTGATTTACCACTTGTCCTTGGCATCTCCTTTAGTTTAATAATCTCTTATCTGGGTGTTGAAAATGTAAATAATCCTCCAAAGTGCAGCGCAACTATAGAAGTTCTAATTTTTATCAGGAACTGACTTCTGAACCTTTTCAGGTTTGCCCTTCTCTCATCTAAATCTTAATCTCAGGTATATTGCATCTTAAATCAGCAAGGTCAATTTAAATGATAAATTGTTGTACTCTAGGGATAATTAGATCATGTCATGTTTTCAGTTGCAGTAGTATTGCTGAAATTTTTGCTGTTGAACATATTGCTAGAAAATTCTCTACAAATACATGATCCTCAAGTTCTCTTGCACCACTTGCAGGGGCAGGTGAGCACAAGAGTTTTTGGTGGCTTTTTGATCATTCTTTGATAGCAAGTGTTATAGACATAAGTTTCAATGCACTGCATATTAAGTAACAGCTATGTATTTGGAGGATACAGATCTCCTATGTCCAGTTTATGTTAAAGGGGTTGATTTCTACTTGCAACATGTTTAGCATTTTCAAACTGCTGTCTGTACTGCTTTTCATATAGCTGTATAACTTTTAAGAAGTGCAGCAAATTGCTATGAGATACTTTCAGCTTAGTGACTAAGGAACCCTTATCTTTTCAGTCAGTGCTGTTAATGATCACTGGCTGTTTACTGTCATAGCATGATGCTTGTGTTTTTTTTATCTCAGTCTGTGAAATGGGTTTTCTGAAAGGAGATTGCTGGTTGAAGGTTCATAAATGTGCAAGTGTGGAGTTTAAACAAAGGTTGAGATTCAAAGTGCAGTAACTAACCTTGGTAAAAATCGATCCACTCCCAAAAGTATAGTTATTTTGGATATCTACCCTTTTTTTAGCCAAAGGCCAAGTGCCTTCTACTATACACCAAGTCCCCACCCACTTGATGTGCACAGGCATCTGATAGATCAAGGTGTTAAGGTTTActtaattaaatatatatatattcagttaTTAGTCACTGATTGTTTATAGTTTCACTATAAAGAGGTACTCTTAAAAATGGACCTTATTCAGCAACATGTGTATTCAGTCACAGTTGCTTACCTTTAgtgacagaaaaatgttttattgcCTTTTATCCCATTAGCAGTGGAGAGCTGACAGTCTGAGAATGATCTGAGTTGTATTACTTTCTTTATATCCTTAACAGAATAACTTACTAATGccagagagacaatgtgggtgaggtaatattttattggaccaacttctgttggtgagagagacaagcttttgagccacacagagttcTTTTTCAGGTCAGGGAAAGGTgctctgagcatcacagctaaatgcaaggtgggacAGACAAGACTACAATGACACTGCATATGTTACTAATGCTAGTCAGTTATATCCGTGAAAACCCTATGAAGGCAATGCTGGTAGTGATGTGTGGGAAGCAGAGTCAAGCTTGATTGTCAGAGTGACTTTACAGCCTTGGCAAtcagagaaatagtatttttactGGTAAACTAACTACCCTTGTTATGGAAACTCAGGTGATGACAAACATGGGACCCATGCTTTGGTTTGATTTGTTGTCACTATTCAGAGTAGAACCAAGCTTGACCTTTTCAATAAATCAGCATCTTTTAAATGGATTGCTCTGCAATCTCTTGATTCTATGAAAAACTTAATTTCATATGAAATTATTTGCTTGAATAGTAGAGCACACTGAAACTAAAATTTGTTCAGGATAGTATCTGTCATGTGAAGAAGTATGACCAATCAGATGAGGATGCTTCAGAAACTTTATAGAAAATTGATGCTGTGAATAAATGTGCTGGACTTGACATAAAAGTTTGGGCAGTAACATTTAAGTAGTTTCATTGgtgcttttaaatatatttttattcttgttGGGGAGAGGAGTTTGATTTATGTGGAGTAGATCTCTGTGATTGGGCCTAGATATTGAGAATcttaagaatctcagctttgacTCTTTGTGCTTATTGTCTTATACTAGGCCCTTTATTGTAGCTTGACATCTAACCAAGGAGGATGGCaatgttttttccttttgaagcCTATTTGTGCTGCTCATGAGTGCTGGCTATAAGGATTTGCTATGAAGCAGTTTAGAGGTCCTCTCTCTACTGTACAATTGGGTGTACTG
This window encodes:
- the SGPP1 gene encoding sphingosine-1-phosphate phosphatase 1, which gives rise to MALLQRLARLAAYLQDPQKVADFQRLCGVEGPPGWAASPPLAEERGEPGPLANGSCPAVNGGGEGDGWPRLRDAAGGEKRRPKGLGNGAIPGGAGGEGAPQQQQEDGKEPQQIWGRRQPRRNSLTGEAACQEIAIRNPFLYYLFNLGTELGNELFYILFFPFCIWNLDAWVGRRLIIVWVWVMYLGQCTKDVIRWPRPASPPVVKLEVFYNSEYSMPSTHAMSGTAIPLALVLLSYGRWQYPLMYGLILVICWCSLVCFSRIYMGMHSILDVIAGFLYAILILIVFHPAVDLIDNFNLTFKHAPLIIISLHLALGVFSFTLDTWSTSRGDTAQILGCGAGVACGSHFNYMLGLMQDPSPDTLPLIPPSITVTLFGKAILRLLIGVVLLLLTRIVMKKITIPLACKMFSIPCDDIRQARQLMEVELPYRYITYGMVGFSLMFLVPCLFLFIGLS